A window of Danio aesculapii chromosome 16, fDanAes4.1, whole genome shotgun sequence genomic DNA:
CTGTCAATACTGATATGACAACCATTATATTGTACATATCGGCCGATACTGCTATggcaaacaatatattgtacaaatCAGTCAATGCTAATATGGCAAACAGTATATTGTGCATTTTAAATAGATCAACTGGCAAAAAAAATCCATCGTTTATCAGCTTTAATATTTTGggccaataataataacattaaaactaaTAATGTATCAGTCAATACTGATATGACAACCGATATATTGTATATATCGGCCGATACTAATATggcaaacaatatattgtacaaatCAACCGATACTGATATggcaaacaatatattgtacatATCGCCCAATACTGATTTGGCAAACAATATATTATACAAATCAACCGATACTGATATggcaaacaatatattgtacatGTCGGCCAATACTGATATGGaaatcgatatattgtgcatttcAGCCGATACTGATATGGCAAACAATATACTGTGCATCCATAAacaaaataacaagtaaatatGACTTTTAGACATTATTCATATGCTGTTTTGCTGCCTGTCTGCACTCCCAGAAATAATATCTGGATTACTACCACTGACTGCATGATTTGTGCTCTTTTTGCCAGAACTGCTATCAGTTATTTGGCCATGAGCATGACCCAAAGCATGTTCCCTGCATGCCTTGCAACATTCTATTAATGCCAACATTTCTCCCCTCAGCTCTCTGCAGCGCAGGGCATACAGAAGAGGGTTTACACAAGAGTTCACCAGACACAGCGTGCTACAGAAAGCGAACATTCGCCGTTGTTTGTTCGTCAGGGTCACTCTGACGTCCACTAGCATAAAGGACAGGACGGGCACCCAACAGACCGCCAGGATTAGAAGGATCAAACTAAAAGTGTGTGCGAGCTGAATGTCCATTCGCATTCGAGCCTGTCCTTTCACGCTCTGCCTCCCTAACTTTGGTCCACCCATATTTGCTTCATGCCGATTTGCTTTCCACAGGATAAGAGCATAAGCCACCATGATAAGAAAAAGCAACACGAGCTGAAGACCCGTCCAGCAGGCCAAATAGTGATGATCCACATACGGGAAGAGACGTGAGCATGGAGGATCTAACCAGGTTTTGCACCTCCAGCCCATCAGAGGGAGGAAAGAGATAATAATTGTCacacaccataataataatatggcCAGTTTGGCTCT
This region includes:
- the cnr2 gene encoding cannabinoid receptor 2; translation: MENKLEQDQEAITVLYSNLSTMNISTTDKSSCNSLQCYMVLTTQEQKAICSICFLAGPVTFLANILVLLTIASSTALRRRPSYLFISSLALADMFASCFFTISFLDFHLFSQSDDADLYLFKLGGVTMAFTGSVGSLLLTALDRYLCIYQASNYKLLLTRTRAKLAILLLWCVTIIISFLPLMGWRCKTWLDPPCSRLFPYVDHHYLACWTGLQLVLLFLIMVAYALILWKANRHEANMGGPKLGRQSVKGQARMRMDIQLAHTFSLILLILAVCWVPVLSFMLVDVRVTLTNKQRRMFAFCSTLCLVNSCVNPLLYALRCRELRGEMLALIECCKACREHALGHAHGQITDSSSGKKSTNHAVSGSNPDIISGSADRQQNSI